One window of the Misgurnus anguillicaudatus chromosome 8, ASM2758022v2, whole genome shotgun sequence genome contains the following:
- the agxta gene encoding alanine--glyoxylate and serine--pyruvate aminotransferase a, translating to MSSLSVPPPACLLQPYPVPQRLMLGPGPSNVPARISAAGAQPMLGHLHTETIEIMNHIKSGIQYVFQTRNRVTLAVSGPGHAAMECAIFNSLEPGDSVLIAVNGIWGERAAEIAERIGAKVNTIVTFAGGYFKNEEIEQALDKYRPVVFFITHGESSTGVVHPIDGIGDLCHKYNCLFLVDSVAALGGAPIHMDKQGIDIMYTGSQKVLNAPPGTAPISFSERACQKIFNRKTKPFSYFLDLSWLANYWGCDDKPVRAYHHTGPVSAFYGLRESLAIVAETGLENLWKQHREVAEYFHKGLEEMGLKLFVQDKKARLPTVTTIVAPPGYDWREITGYIMKTYNIEISGGLGPSAGMVLRVGLMGCNSSKANVDKVLEALAGALKHCHKSKV from the exons ATGTCCTCTCTGTCCGTTCCTCCACCAGCATGTCTGTTACAGCCCTACCCCGTCCCCCAGCGTCTCATGCTCGGGCCAGGACCATCCAATGTACCTGCACGGATCTCAGCAGCTGGGGCACAGCCCATGCTGGGCCACCTGCATACAGAAACCATTGAGATAATG AATCATATCAAGAGTGGCATTCAGTATGTATTTCAGACTCGAAATAGAGTGACTCTGGCTGTGAGTGGACCAGGTCATGCAGCTATGGAGTGTGCCATCTTTAACTCACTGGAGCCTGGAGATAGTGTGCTCATTGCGGTCAATGGCATATGGGGAGAGAGGGCTGCAGAGATTGCTGAGAGGATAG GGGCCAAGGTGAACACAATTGTAACCTTTGCTGGTGGGTACTTTAAAAATGAGGAAATTGAGCAG GCATTAGACAAATATAGACCAGTGGTGTTCTTTATCACCCATGGCGAATCCTCCACAGGAGTGGTCCACCCCATAGACGGCATAGGTGACCTTTGCCACAA GTACAACTGTTTGTTTCTGGTTGATTCTGTAGCTGCACTCGGAGGTGCTCCTATCCACATGGATAAACAAG GTATTGACATTATGTATACCGGCTCTCAGAAGGTCTTAAACGCCCCACCAGGAACAGCGCCAATCTCTTTCAGCGAGAGAGCATG CCAGAAAATATTTAACAGGAAGACCAAGCCATTCTCATACTTTCTGGACTTGAGCTGGTTGGCAAATTATTGGGGTTGTGATGACAAGCCTGTACGCGC TTATCACCACACTGGACCTGTCTCTGCTTTTTATGGTTTGCGGGAGAGTCTGGCAATCGTTGCAGAAACT GGTCTTGAGAACTTATGGAAACAACACAGAGAAGTCGCAGAATACTTTCATAAAGGCCTAGAGGAGATGGGCCTAAAACTGTTTGTGCAGGACAAG AAAGCAAGACTTCCCACAGTGACCACAATAGTAGCTCCACCAGGATATGACTGGCGAGAAATCACTGGGTATATAATGAAGACCTATAACATTGAAATCTCTGGGGGTCTGGGGCCATCTGCTGGTATG GTTTTACGTGTGGGATTGATGGGATGTAACAGCAGCAAGGCCAATGTGGACAAGGTGTTAGAGGCTTTGGCTGGTGCTCTTAAACACTGCCATAAGAGCAAAGTataa